Part of the Lotus japonicus ecotype B-129 chromosome 6, LjGifu_v1.2 genome, AGCAACAAGTGAATGGGGGCGTTCTTGTTTCAGATCAGTAAAGTTGTGGTGCCCAGATTGCGGAGTGGTTGGTGGTTGTGAATGCTGAGATGAAGAGGATGGTTGTACGGTGGTTTTCACCGTGCCGGATCTCAGTGCCGCCGCCGCCGCGGTGGTTGGCCAAAGATGGCTGCTGCGGCGAGTTTGCCAGTGAAGGAGGTTGTGTCTTTCTTCAAGTAATGAGGGAGAAAGGTAGGGGTGCAAGTGTCATTcacatattatattttaaatatatctaaattttcagtttttagaaAGAGCCGGTTTCCAATTTTCCCTCTAGACAGGTGCTTTGATCTCATTGGTCCTCACCTCTATGGCACCCGTGCAAGACCCCTAAGCTATTGCACCTTATACTCCACCCCCTTTTGTTTTTTACCTTTCTTTTCTCCTCTCACTCTCACCGAGCAAAGACTAGATAAAAATCTCAGTCCACCGAACCAAGACACAAGGCAAAGCTAGGCATACAATACCAAACCACAAAACCCTCCGAAGGATCTAGCTTACTGACAATGGTGGCGACGAACGTGAAGGCCGAAACCATGTCTCTGATGGACAAACGGACCTCGTTGGAGGCTGAGATGAACGCCATCATCACTCACCTCACTCAGCCCGGCGCTCCTGGCCTTTCCGGCAACCTCATCGATTCTGAGGTtccctcttttctcttctcacaTCCTATCTCACCATAAATTTCATGTGTTCTTCTGCATAACTCTTCATTCATGATGCTTGCTTCGTTTTCTAGGGCTTTCCTCGTTCTGATATCGACATCCCAGCTGTTCGAGCCGAACGACGCCGTCTCGAAGGTACGCATCTTCAATTACCTTCAGTTTGCGCTGGAATTTTTGATGCTACTAGCTATGAATACTTGGGTTTAGGGGCTATAATCTCATGGTTAAATGTTATGTGCAGAGCTGCGTAATGATCACAAGGAGGTGACTGAGaaaattaatcaaaatatacaaattttgcaTTCTGCAAGACTTGGAAAATCACCCTTCAAGAATTCAGGTACTGACTGCTGGAGAATCACTTGTCCCGTGTATTGTTTGTTACTGGTAACTATatagaaatgatttttttggACTTGGTATAGATGGTTTATTGGTTGAGATAGCTGTTCAGATTATTCTGATAGATATAACTTGTTTCTAGGCTTTCATACTCTCTTGTAGACGTGATTTTTCTTTGTTAATGAGTTGTGTAATATTTATCTACCTGCACCTTTAACCACAAAAATCTAGTTATGGCCATTCCGCCTCTATGTCTATTTGATGTTATGGACTGGGTGTTATTAGCCGAGTCTTTATTCCTTATGATAGCATATTACTCCTGGTTCTTATCACATCTCTCCGTTATGCATGGTTTTTATTCCTTATGATAGCATATTACTCTTGGTTACTTGGTTCTTATCACATATTTCTGTTATGCCTggtgccccccccccccccctcccccccctTCTGTATATATCTTCTGGACAAAGCAACCATGTCTCCTCAGAGATGCCGAAATCTGATTGCAAACTATGCAGCCTTGCATTAATATCCAATGTAGTTTGTCATTGCATTTTGTTGTTAAAGTGACTAATTTTTAGTTTTTGCAAAAGTAGTGTTTCTTGCAGTGTGAACTAATGTGCTAGCTTTTTTCCTTTGTTCTATCTTCTGTTTGACATTAGATTGCTATTAATTAATTACATCATGTTGAATTGTTTGTGACCTTTCTGTTAAGGTAATGACGAGGGTTCAGATACTCAGACCTCAACAGCTGTAGACACCTTGGCCTCAACACCAGGTCAAAATGTCCTTCTGAGACAAAACCCCAACTCAATGGATGTGGATGTGTTGGTTAGTAGACCCTTTGCAATGGTGGACGAGATAGCAGATGCATCACCAGCAGTAGAGGATGGTTTACAACTTGGAgatcaaattttgaaatttggCAACGTGGAAGCTGGTGATGATTTACTCCAAAGGCTTTCTTCTGAGTCTCAGTCAAACCTGGATCGTCCAATTCCTGTTGTTATCACGAGGCAAGGCACAGTGGTCAACCTAACTATCACGCCTAGAACTTGGCAAGGCAGAGGTCTACTGGGGTATGCCTTCTGTCCCTGTAATTTTGTTCTTTATTATCTTATGTGCTTTTAGTATCGTTCCAGTTTTATATAAGAAAAGAGGTAAACACAAGTAAACAAAAATGCATTCTTTATACGTGTTTCTGTCTTTCCTGAGCCCCATACCCGAATAATAGGCCATTTATTCTACATAGAAATCTTGTCTATATGTAGGAAAATATTAGTATATTCAGTAAGCCAATTTAATAAATGTCATAGGGTGTTAAGAGTAATACGACCTTTTTGATGTATTAATCTCTATTtagaaaaaacaatttttttttctctccaagTCTTCAGGAGTCATCTTACTTTGACCTGTACTTTTTTTTGCTTTAAATGCTATGATTTTTCTCTACGCTCCTATTGAGCTGCCTCACTAAGGAAGTATGCTTGATTTTCCTACTTCGATCATTTTTATACATCTAGTAAATAATTGAGGTCTATGAGTTTGGCACTGTGGAGGGAGGAGTGATAAGCTAAAAATTGAAGGTAAAGCGGGCAATGGGAAAGTTCGAATCACATTTAGGCTCCGTCTGATTTTGattttctgtttttagtttttgtatcttgtttttttattttctttcatgcTTTCAATGAAAATAGAAACTAAAAGGCCCTGAAGATCCAATTGATTTTGCATTGTTAATGTTTTCCTGGACATCATTCTACTGGTAACTTATGGTCATTATAATTCATCATGCTTGTTAATCTGGTCCTTCTTATTGTACATGGGCTGATATTTTGCTCTTCTTAGTGCTATACCGGTAAGCATTCTTTTGAGTCACGAAATCACTTTGTCTAGACCATTTAACACTCATTGCTGGAAGTCATTGTTGATTAACTCTATTTCCCGCACCAAAATGTCTGTATATGATTGTTCGTGGATCTC contains:
- the LOC130722162 gene encoding probable 26S proteasome regulatory subunit p27 translates to MVATNVKAETMSLMDKRTSLEAEMNAIITHLTQPGAPGLSGNLIDSEGFPRSDIDIPAVRAERRRLEELRNDHKEVTEKINQNIQILHSARLGKSPFKNSGNDEGSDTQTSTAVDTLASTPGQNVLLRQNPNSMDVDVLVSRPFAMVDEIADASPAVEDGLQLGDQILKFGNVEAGDDLLQRLSSESQSNLDRPIPVVITRQGTVVNLTITPRTWQGRGLLGCHFRIL